A region of Malaciobacter marinus DNA encodes the following proteins:
- the rpmA gene encoding 50S ribosomal protein L27, whose protein sequence is MAHKKGQGSTQNNRDSAGKRLGVKKFGGEVVRAGNIIVRQRGTKVHVGENVGIGKDHTIFSLIDGVVKFEVKDKKRKKVSVYAS, encoded by the coding sequence ATGGCTCACAAGAAAGGTCAAGGTAGTACACAGAATAATAGAGATTCAGCTGGTAAAAGACTTGGTGTAAAAAAATTTGGTGGAGAAGTTGTAAGAGCTGGAAACATCATTGTAAGACAAAGAGGAACTAAAGTACACGTTGGAGAAAATGTAGGGATTGGTAAAGATCATACAATTTTCTCTTTAATTGACGGTGTAGTTAAATTCGAAGTTAAAGATAAAAAAAGAAAAAAAGTATCAGTTTACGCTTCATAA
- the rplU gene encoding 50S ribosomal protein L21 → MYAIIKCAGKQYKVQEGDILNVDYLGKVAKETLEISDVLAVNDGELKTGDAVSSAKVEAEVVLDGTGVNRDRKVIIYKKRRRKDSKLKRGFRKSFTKIKITKIAA, encoded by the coding sequence ATGTACGCAATTATTAAATGTGCTGGAAAGCAATATAAAGTTCAAGAAGGTGATATCCTAAATGTAGATTATTTAGGAAAAGTTGCAAAAGAAACTTTAGAAATTTCAGATGTTCTTGCAGTTAATGACGGAGAACTTAAGACAGGTGACGCTGTTTCATCTGCAAAAGTTGAAGCAGAAGTAGTACTTGATGGTACAGGTGTAAATAGAGACAGAAAAGTTATCATTTACAAAAAAAGAAGAAGAAAAGATAGTAAATTAAAAAGAGGTTTTAGAAAAAGCTTCACAAAAATTAAAATTACTAAAATCGCTGCATAA
- a CDS encoding Rid family detoxifying hydrolase, whose translation MEFLHTDRVPAAIGPYSQAVKANGLIYTSGQIPLKANGELVENDIKKQTRQVLENIRMLLEDCQSSMDKVVKVSIYLENMEDFGIVNVLYAEAFGEHKPVRSTIAVKTLPKNVLIEMDVIALPYDYQ comes from the coding sequence ATGGAGTTTTTGCATACAGATAGAGTACCAGCTGCAATTGGACCTTATTCACAAGCAGTTAAAGCTAATGGTTTAATTTATACATCAGGACAAATCCCATTAAAAGCAAATGGTGAATTAGTAGAAAATGATATTAAAAAACAAACAAGACAAGTTTTAGAAAATATTAGAATGTTATTAGAAGATTGTCAAAGTAGCATGGATAAAGTAGTAAAAGTATCAATATATTTGGAAAATATGGAAGATTTTGGTATAGTTAATGTATTGTATGCTGAAGCATTTGGTGAACATAAACCTGTTAGAAGTACAATTGCTGTTAAAACATTACCCAAAAATGTACTAATAGAGATGGATGTAATCGCTTTACCATACGATTATCAATAA
- the dnaG gene encoding DNA primase — MITKESIDNLKNHLEIVDVVSQSLELKKSGANFKACCPFHGEDTPSFVVSPAKQIYHCFGCGAGGDAIKFVMEYEKLTYPEALEKLASMYNVTLNYDETNSKPKLDLKVLETINQYYQKLFTNNTIAKDYIKSRGISEFSIEKFEIGYAPKSIETINYLKSNFLNLADAKDLGVIDSGQNGLYSRFIERITFPIYGLNSKIVGFGGRTITGHNAKYVNSPQTKLFNKSKLLYGYNLAKENIYKKNRIIVTEGYLDVIMLHQAGFNTAVATLGTALTKDHLPILRRGEPKVIVAYDGDKAGLNAAFKASVMLSQSEFEGGVIIFEEGKDPADMVKDGQIEKLNEIFSNPTPFINYAIDYIISKYETNDPMQKQKALHESNDYLKSLSMLYQDEYKRYIAQKLNIRENLIKVTNDKSRVKFDNSSTKIDIAELCIIKAILEKPSRLDLVLDLIDASMFEYHNNEFQLLLEDINNPSLNSIVLNERLEDYDDKRLENELLILLIKFYSKQLNKVLYEKDIDFRKKANIIRKLKDNVSQLKKGKLVSFDIDLLK; from the coding sequence ATGATAACAAAAGAATCAATTGACAATTTAAAAAATCATCTTGAAATAGTAGATGTAGTTTCCCAATCACTTGAATTAAAAAAATCAGGAGCAAACTTTAAAGCTTGTTGTCCTTTTCATGGCGAAGATACTCCTTCTTTTGTAGTAAGTCCAGCAAAACAAATATATCATTGTTTTGGTTGTGGTGCTGGTGGAGATGCTATAAAGTTTGTTATGGAATATGAAAAATTAACTTATCCAGAAGCCTTAGAAAAACTAGCTTCAATGTATAATGTTACTTTAAATTATGACGAAACAAATAGTAAACCAAAACTAGATTTAAAAGTTTTAGAAACAATTAATCAATACTATCAAAAGCTTTTTACAAATAATACAATTGCAAAAGATTATATAAAAAGTAGAGGAATATCTGAATTTTCTATTGAGAAATTTGAAATAGGTTATGCTCCTAAATCAATAGAAACAATTAATTATTTAAAAAGTAATTTTTTAAATTTAGCAGATGCAAAAGACTTAGGAGTAATTGACTCTGGACAAAATGGTTTGTATTCTAGATTTATTGAAAGAATTACTTTCCCCATTTATGGATTAAATAGTAAAATTGTAGGTTTTGGTGGAAGGACAATTACAGGACATAATGCAAAATATGTTAATTCTCCTCAAACAAAACTATTTAATAAATCTAAGCTTTTATATGGATATAACTTAGCAAAAGAGAATATTTATAAAAAAAATAGAATAATTGTTACAGAAGGTTATTTAGATGTAATAATGCTTCATCAAGCAGGTTTTAATACAGCCGTTGCAACTTTAGGTACAGCTCTTACTAAAGATCATTTGCCAATTTTAAGAAGAGGAGAACCTAAAGTAATAGTTGCATATGATGGAGATAAAGCAGGTTTAAATGCAGCTTTCAAAGCTTCTGTTATGTTAAGTCAAAGTGAGTTTGAAGGAGGTGTTATTATATTTGAAGAGGGCAAAGATCCTGCTGATATGGTAAAAGATGGACAAATAGAGAAGTTAAATGAAATTTTTTCAAATCCTACCCCTTTTATTAACTATGCTATTGATTATATTATTTCAAAATATGAGACAAATGATCCAATGCAAAAACAAAAAGCCTTACATGAATCTAATGATTATTTAAAAAGTTTAAGTATGCTTTATCAAGATGAATATAAAAGATATATTGCTCAAAAATTGAATATTAGAGAAAACTTAATAAAAGTTACAAATGATAAAAGTAGGGTAAAGTTTGATAATAGTTCAACTAAAATTGATATAGCAGAACTTTGCATTATAAAAGCAATTTTGGAAAAACCTAGCAGACTTGACTTGGTTTTAGATTTAATTGATGCTTCGATGTTTGAATATCATAATAATGAATTTCAATTACTTTTAGAGGATATAAATAATCCTTCTTTAAATTCAATAGTTTTAAATGAAAGATTAGAAGATTATGATGATAAAAGATTAGAAAATGAATTATTGATTTTATTAATTAAATTTTATTCAAAACAGTTAAATAAAGTATTATATGAAAAAGATATAGATTTTAGAAAAAAAGCTAATATAATAAGAAAGTTAAAAGATAATGTTTCACAGTTAAAAAAAGGAAAATTAGTTAGCTTTGATATAGATTTATTGAAATAA
- a CDS encoding tetratricopeptide repeat protein: MDSLVLDYRDPLFSVIIFFTLIFLISFITYSFGLYKEKNARKDYRRLLNRFELGKLKEEDYVHLYKTYNLPFDSIILLASSFLHKGDYSKAISVYLALLEHVTDRVKKEELLELLGSTYFKGGFLQRSKEIYLKILKFSPRNEKALKHLLIINEKLKDYEKVLEVIQALDELEIDVIRERIHIETLKILNNNELTYEEKTDKLYSFYKMNHIIERLFVQFLIQYNKDFLWKHIDEFDVNKFTDLLWYLDFNDIDFDIVANNEQLNQIYNAKGYLQTCNHSSDFVFDILIALNKHEHKIPVTLDFEFICTSCKHTHPIYESRCPHCHNILTYKVKHNLAKDLNERNQSLQ, from the coding sequence TTGGACAGTTTGGTTTTAGACTATAGAGATCCACTTTTTAGTGTTATTATATTTTTTACTTTAATTTTCTTAATCTCTTTTATTACATACTCTTTTGGACTTTATAAAGAGAAGAATGCTAGGAAAGATTACAGAAGACTACTTAATCGATTTGAATTGGGTAAATTAAAAGAAGAAGATTATGTACATTTATATAAAACATATAATTTGCCATTTGATTCAATTATATTATTAGCTTCAAGTTTTTTACACAAAGGTGATTATAGTAAAGCAATATCAGTATATCTTGCCTTACTTGAGCATGTTACAGATAGAGTAAAAAAAGAAGAACTTTTAGAACTTTTAGGTTCGACTTATTTTAAAGGTGGCTTCTTACAAAGATCAAAAGAGATATATTTAAAAATTTTAAAATTTTCTCCTAGAAATGAAAAAGCCTTAAAACACTTATTAATAATAAATGAAAAGTTAAAAGATTATGAAAAAGTATTAGAAGTTATTCAAGCTTTAGACGAATTAGAAATAGATGTAATAAGAGAAAGAATACATATAGAAACACTTAAAATACTAAATAATAATGAATTAACATATGAAGAAAAAACAGATAAATTATACTCATTTTACAAAATGAATCATATAATAGAAAGACTTTTTGTACAATTTTTAATTCAATATAACAAAGACTTTTTATGGAAACATATAGATGAATTTGATGTAAATAAATTTACTGACTTATTGTGGTATTTAGATTTCAATGATATTGACTTTGATATTGTTGCTAATAATGAACAATTAAATCAAATATATAATGCAAAAGGTTATTTACAAACATGTAATCATAGTAGTGATTTTGTATTTGATATTTTAATAGCTTTAAATAAACACGAGCACAAAATTCCTGTAACACTAGACTTTGAATTTATTTGTACTTCATGTAAGCACACTCACCCTATCTATGAATCAAGATGTCCACATTGTCATAATATTTTAACTTATAAAGTAAAACACAATTTAGCTAAGGATTTAAATGAAAGAAATCAATCTTTACAGTGA
- the rnhA gene encoding ribonuclease HI: MKEINLYSDGSSLGNPGPGGWGTILEYKGTEKEFCGGEYNTTNNKMELIGVIEGLKVLKEPCIVNVISDSTYVVKAINEWLVNWEKNNWKTASKKPVKNVELWQEYIKVSKQHKINAFWVKGHAGHEHNERCDILAREFAENLKLKGKENE, encoded by the coding sequence ATGAAAGAAATCAATCTTTACAGTGATGGTTCAAGTTTAGGAAATCCAGGCCCTGGAGGCTGGGGAACAATACTTGAATATAAAGGTACTGAAAAAGAGTTTTGTGGTGGAGAATATAATACTACAAACAATAAAATGGAATTAATAGGTGTTATAGAAGGCTTAAAAGTATTAAAAGAGCCATGCATTGTAAATGTAATATCTGATTCAACTTATGTTGTAAAAGCTATAAATGAATGGCTAGTAAATTGGGAAAAAAACAATTGGAAAACTGCTTCAAAGAAACCTGTAAAAAATGTAGAGCTTTGGCAAGAGTACATAAAAGTTTCGAAACAACACAAAATTAATGCTTTTTGGGTAAAAGGCCACGCAGGGCATGAGCATAATGAAAGATGTGATATACTTGCAAGAGAATTTGCAGAAAATTTAAAATTAAAAGGAAAAGAAAATGAGTGA
- the rnc gene encoding ribonuclease III yields MSDYSKLEKCLDYQFKNKDLIIEALTHKSLKKPYNNERLEFLGDAVLNLIVGEYLYTNFPHSNEGELSKIRASLVNETGFTKLANDIKLGDYIFISTAEERNKGRTKASILSDAFEAIMGAIYLESGLETLKPIILDLLEKSYDKINLDVLFSDYKTALQEITQAEFGTIPDYKIEGSYGPDHKKEFEVSIWIDGKKYGQARGKSKKLAQQAVAKIALDQFKDPK; encoded by the coding sequence ATGAGTGACTACTCAAAATTAGAAAAGTGTTTGGATTATCAGTTTAAAAACAAAGATCTGATAATCGAAGCACTTACACATAAAAGTTTAAAAAAACCATACAATAATGAAAGATTAGAATTTCTTGGTGATGCTGTACTAAATTTAATAGTAGGAGAGTATCTATATACGAACTTTCCCCATTCAAATGAAGGAGAGCTTTCTAAAATAAGAGCATCCCTTGTGAACGAAACTGGTTTTACAAAATTGGCAAATGACATAAAATTAGGTGATTATATTTTTATTTCAACTGCAGAAGAAAGAAATAAAGGAAGAACAAAAGCCTCTATTCTTTCTGACGCTTTTGAAGCAATTATGGGAGCAATATATTTAGAATCAGGCCTTGAGACTTTAAAGCCAATAATTTTAGATTTACTTGAAAAATCATATGATAAAATAAATTTAGATGTACTTTTTAGTGATTATAAAACTGCATTACAAGAGATAACACAAGCAGAGTTTGGGACAATTCCTGATTATAAAATAGAAGGTTCTTATGGACCAGATCATAAAAAAGAGTTTGAAGTTTCAATTTGGATTGATGGTAAAAAATACGGACAAGCAAGAGGAAAAAGTAAAAAACTAGCTCAACAAGCAGTAGCAAAAATTGCCCTTGATCAATTTAAGGATCCAAAATAA
- the aroC gene encoding chorismate synthase, whose translation MNTFGHKFRFTTFGESHGKALGCVIDGVPAGIKIDEEFIQNEMNRRKPGQNKYATARKESDSVEILSGVFEGLTTGTPISMVIFNENQKSKDYSNVKDLFRPGHADYTYFNKYGIRDYRGGGRSSARETAARVAAGAIAKLLLKELDIEVQSGICEIDGIKAKNHDFSNVQDSEIYALDKNMEQEQKDAILKAKNSHNSVGGVALINIKNCPIGLGEPLYFKLDSQFANAMMSINAVKAIEIGDGFDAVNKKGYENNDEIRAKGFKSNHSGGILGGISNGEDIDLKVYFKPTPSIFIKQETIDIYNNEVEYELKGRHDPCVAVRGSVVAESMAALVLADMLLLNMSSKIENIKKVYDK comes from the coding sequence ATGAATACATTTGGTCATAAATTTAGATTTACAACTTTTGGTGAAAGTCACGGAAAAGCACTGGGTTGTGTAATTGATGGTGTTCCAGCTGGTATAAAAATTGATGAAGAATTTATTCAAAATGAAATGAATAGAAGAAAACCAGGTCAAAATAAATATGCAACTGCTAGAAAAGAGAGTGATAGTGTTGAAATTTTAAGTGGTGTATTTGAAGGACTTACAACAGGAACACCAATTTCAATGGTTATTTTCAATGAAAATCAAAAAAGTAAAGATTATTCAAATGTAAAAGATCTTTTTAGACCAGGTCATGCTGATTATACATATTTTAATAAATATGGAATTAGAGATTATCGAGGTGGAGGGAGAAGTAGTGCTAGAGAAACTGCCGCAAGAGTTGCTGCAGGAGCTATTGCTAAACTTTTACTAAAAGAATTAGATATTGAAGTTCAAAGTGGAATTTGTGAAATTGATGGAATAAAAGCAAAAAATCATGACTTTTCAAATGTTCAAGATTCTGAAATTTATGCTTTAGATAAAAATATGGAACAAGAACAAAAAGATGCAATATTAAAAGCAAAAAACTCTCACAATAGTGTAGGAGGCGTTGCATTAATAAATATTAAAAATTGTCCAATTGGTCTTGGTGAACCACTATATTTTAAGCTTGATTCACAATTTGCAAATGCAATGATGAGTATAAATGCAGTTAAGGCTATAGAAATTGGTGATGGCTTTGATGCAGTTAATAAAAAAGGCTATGAAAACAATGATGAAATTAGAGCAAAAGGTTTTAAATCAAATCATAGTGGAGGAATACTAGGTGGTATTTCAAATGGTGAAGATATAGATTTAAAAGTATATTTTAAACCAACACCTTCAATCTTTATAAAACAAGAAACAATTGATATTTATAACAATGAAGTTGAATATGAATTAAAAGGAAGACATGATCCATGTGTAGCAGTAAGAGGCAGTGTAGTTGCAGAATCAATGGCTGCATTAGTTCTTGCAGATATGCTACTATTGAATATGAGTTCTAAAATAGAAAATATAAAAAAAGTATATGATAAATAA
- a CDS encoding NifB/NifX family molybdenum-iron cluster-binding protein, with amino-acid sequence MRIVFPTVENLSYMSEVATNFTNAKYFTVLNLSGQTISSVEMLENRNEDIVKLFKNNSFNALVTSDTNDLPIEDLKKVGVSIFKETNRKKVLALYSDFVQDKLKKI; translated from the coding sequence ATGAGAATTGTATTTCCTACAGTTGAAAATCTAAGTTATATGTCAGAAGTTGCAACAAACTTTACAAATGCAAAATATTTTACAGTATTAAATTTAAGTGGACAAACAATAAGTTCAGTTGAAATGTTAGAAAATAGAAATGAAGATATTGTTAAATTATTTAAAAATAATAGTTTTAATGCTTTAGTTACATCAGATACAAATGATTTACCAATTGAAGATTTGAAAAAAGTTGGTGTATCTATTTTTAAAGAAACAAACAGAAAAAAAGTATTAGCTTTGTATAGCGATTTTGTTCAAGATAAATTGAAAAAAATATAA
- a CDS encoding DUF134 domain-containing protein: MAREKLERKLNLKPVCKYFGPKDKEAKEDVVLLHEELEAIHLMDSFCMYQEDAAKKMNVSRATFARIVKSARKKISLALITGSNIKVHEVKNEFRIAICSKKQDELEYAEAEAEYIWIVFIKDYKLKSQSCIKNPMYKNENEATCNVLPDLLHDYGVNYFMISDVDYDLKISLIAKGIYPILKEEIQLESLVDIFQ, encoded by the coding sequence ATGGCAAGAGAAAAACTAGAACGTAAATTAAATTTAAAACCAGTATGTAAATATTTTGGTCCAAAAGATAAAGAAGCTAAAGAAGATGTTGTACTTTTACATGAAGAATTAGAAGCTATTCACCTTATGGACTCTTTTTGTATGTATCAAGAAGATGCAGCAAAAAAAATGAATGTATCAAGAGCAACATTTGCAAGAATTGTAAAAAGTGCTAGAAAAAAAATATCACTTGCATTAATAACAGGAAGTAATATAAAAGTACATGAAGTTAAAAATGAATTTCGTATTGCTATTTGTTCAAAAAAACAAGATGAACTTGAATATGCTGAAGCTGAAGCTGAATATATTTGGATTGTATTTATAAAAGATTATAAGTTAAAATCTCAAAGCTGTATTAAAAACCCAATGTATAAAAATGAAAATGAAGCTACATGTAATGTATTACCTGATTTACTACATGATTATGGAGTTAACTATTTTATGATAAGTGATGTAGATTATGATTTAAAAATTTCATTAATTGCAAAAGGTATTTATCCAATCTTAAAAGAAGAAATTCAATTAGAAAGTCTAGTAGATATTTTTCAGTAG
- the htpX gene encoding zinc metalloprotease HtpX, translating into MEQIKTVFFLALLSVLFVFIGYSFGGPNGMLIAFLLAAGMNFYAYYYSDKHVLSSYNAVEIIDRRHLIYQITQKLAYKANLPMPRVYIIPDDMPNAFATGRNHQHAAVAVTQGLMDLLNEKEIEGVIAHELSHVRHYDILIGTIAAVFAGAIAMIANMMQFSAIFGGNDRQNSNPFVMIVLAIILPLAAAVIQMTVSRSREYLADEGAARLVGDASGLQSALSKLESYAKRGEIHNATEQTAHMFIINPFSGKDMKFSELFRTHPTTEDRIARLEELKSQLK; encoded by the coding sequence ATGGAACAAATAAAAACAGTTTTTTTTCTTGCCTTATTATCTGTGCTGTTTGTATTTATTGGATATTCTTTTGGTGGCCCTAATGGAATGCTAATAGCATTTTTGTTAGCTGCTGGAATGAATTTTTATGCTTATTATTATTCTGATAAGCATGTATTGTCTTCATATAATGCAGTTGAAATTATAGATAGAAGACACTTAATATATCAAATTACACAAAAACTTGCATACAAAGCAAATTTACCAATGCCAAGAGTTTATATAATACCTGATGATATGCCAAATGCATTTGCAACAGGAAGAAATCATCAACATGCAGCAGTTGCTGTAACACAAGGACTTATGGATTTGTTAAATGAAAAAGAGATTGAGGGTGTTATTGCCCATGAATTATCACATGTAAGACACTATGATATATTAATTGGAACTATTGCAGCAGTTTTTGCAGGTGCTATTGCAATGATTGCTAATATGATGCAGTTTTCAGCAATCTTTGGAGGAAATGATAGACAAAACTCAAATCCTTTTGTTATGATTGTTTTAGCAATTATTTTACCTTTAGCAGCAGCAGTTATTCAAATGACAGTAAGTAGAAGTAGAGAATATTTAGCAGATGAGGGTGCTGCAAGGTTAGTTGGTGATGCTAGTGGTTTACAAAGTGCATTATCTAAACTTGAAAGTTATGCTAAAAGAGGAGAAATTCATAATGCAACTGAACAAACAGCTCATATGTTTATAATAAATCCTTTTAGTGGAAAAGATATGAAGTTTTCAGAACTTTTTAGAACACACCCTACAACTGAAGATAGAATTGCAAGGTTAGAAGAATTGAAATCACAACTTAAGTAG
- a CDS encoding SixA phosphatase family protein, which translates to MKKLYLIRHAKSSWKNLTLSDYDRPLNKRGKSNAPFMGNLLQQLGVKPDIIVSSPAYRARKTAQLIAKEVKYNKKNIDYYEDLYEASVNNIIDTLKYLDDKNNVVFLIGHNPSLNLFAEEFLDFDENIPTCAILEIEFSCQLWQEINSYNCKLITFEYPKKYL; encoded by the coding sequence TTGAAAAAACTTTACTTAATTAGACATGCTAAATCTTCATGGAAAAATTTGACCTTATCAGATTATGATAGGCCTTTAAATAAAAGAGGAAAATCAAATGCACCATTTATGGGAAATTTACTTCAACAATTAGGAGTTAAACCTGATATTATAGTTTCATCTCCTGCATATAGAGCAAGAAAAACTGCACAATTAATAGCAAAAGAAGTAAAATATAATAAAAAGAACATTGACTATTATGAAGATTTATATGAAGCATCAGTAAATAATATTATTGATACTTTAAAATACTTAGATGATAAAAATAATGTAGTATTTTTAATAGGGCATAATCCAAGTTTAAATTTATTTGCAGAAGAATTTTTAGATTTTGATGAAAATATACCAACGTGCGCAATATTAGAAATAGAATTTTCTTGTCAATTATGGCAAGAAATCAATAGTTATAATTGTAAATTAATAACATTTGAATATCCAAAGAAATATTTATAA
- a CDS encoding SixA phosphatase family protein, with the protein MKTLYLMRHGQKELDSTKDDFDIKLTNKGIKYIEDISTKLVENNIQIDLIASSPALRAKETAQIVANKFGYEKPIIYNEVIYQAFLNELHEIITYTYDTVDSMILIGHNPSLAILALNYCGYKEEFDMGYVIRIDFHCDSWIDVSKNNAEFKKVYKI; encoded by the coding sequence ATGAAAACACTATATTTAATGAGACATGGACAAAAGGAACTAGATTCAACAAAAGATGATTTTGATATAAAATTAACAAATAAAGGAATCAAATATATTGAAGATATTTCAACTAAACTTGTTGAAAATAATATTCAAATTGATTTAATTGCTTCAAGTCCAGCTTTAAGAGCAAAAGAAACAGCACAAATTGTTGCAAATAAATTTGGCTATGAGAAACCAATAATATATAATGAAGTAATATATCAAGCATTTTTAAATGAACTTCATGAAATAATCACATATACATATGATACTGTTGATTCTATGATTTTAATTGGTCATAATCCATCATTAGCTATATTGGCTTTAAATTACTGTGGCTATAAAGAAGAGTTTGATATGGGCTATGTTATTAGAATTGATTTTCATTGTGATTCATGGATTGATGTGTCAAAAAATAATGCAGAATTTAAAAAAGTTTATAAAATATAG
- the mnmE gene encoding tRNA uridine-5-carboxymethylaminomethyl(34) synthesis GTPase MnmE: protein MFDDNTIVAIATANGIGSISIVRVSGKEALPIALKISKRQNLKPRLATLSTLYTKSDEAIDEGLLLYFKAPFSFTGEDIVEFQCHGGVAIANMVLDEVLNCGARIANPGEFSKRAFFNGKMDLSKAEAISKIIEARSEDAVKLLAKQLKGELTNFVEDIREDLLFMLAYTEVSIDYAEDDLPTDIFEKIEEKLKNIKEKLENTLEASKRREGMIEGFKLAIIGKPNVGKSSLLNKLLNYDRAIISDIAGTTRDTIEESVKIGTHIIKIVDTAGIRDETSDIIEKIGIEKSITAINEADIVVALFDNNKPCDNEDEKILSLLLNTSNKQILKVLNKTDLNNVFDISKLDDYTNLSTKESIQPLVTKIEKILDTNTHSDEMTLISKRQIDSVFQTLHHIKESSMPLETGELEFFAHHITEALHFISNITRPYENDEMLDVMFGEFCLGK, encoded by the coding sequence TTGTTTGATGATAATACAATTGTAGCAATAGCTACAGCAAATGGCATAGGTTCAATTTCAATAGTAAGAGTTAGTGGTAAAGAAGCTTTACCAATTGCTCTTAAAATATCAAAAAGACAGAATCTAAAACCAAGACTAGCAACTTTATCAACACTTTATACTAAAAGTGATGAAGCAATTGATGAAGGACTTTTATTATACTTTAAAGCACCATTCTCTTTCACGGGAGAGGATATTGTTGAATTTCAATGTCATGGTGGTGTAGCTATTGCAAACATGGTTTTAGATGAAGTATTAAACTGTGGTGCAAGAATTGCTAATCCTGGTGAATTTTCAAAAAGAGCTTTTTTTAATGGAAAAATGGATTTATCAAAAGCAGAAGCAATTTCTAAAATTATTGAAGCAAGAAGTGAAGATGCAGTTAAACTTTTAGCAAAACAATTAAAAGGTGAATTGACTAATTTTGTTGAAGATATTAGAGAAGATTTACTTTTTATGCTTGCATATACAGAAGTTAGTATTGATTATGCAGAAGATGATTTACCTACTGATATTTTTGAAAAAATAGAAGAAAAATTAAAAAATATTAAAGAAAAACTTGAAAATACTTTAGAAGCTAGTAAAAGAAGAGAAGGAATGATTGAAGGGTTTAAACTTGCAATCATAGGAAAACCTAATGTTGGGAAATCTTCACTGCTGAATAAACTTTTAAATTATGATAGAGCAATTATTTCTGATATAGCAGGAACAACTAGAGATACAATTGAAGAGTCTGTAAAGATTGGAACACATATTATAAAAATAGTTGATACAGCTGGTATAAGAGATGAAACTTCTGATATTATTGAAAAAATTGGTATTGAAAAATCAATCACTGCTATTAATGAAGCAGATATAGTTGTTGCTTTATTTGATAATAATAAGCCTTGTGATAATGAAGATGAAAAAATTTTATCTTTATTACTTAATACTTCAAATAAACAAATCTTAAAAGTATTAAATAAAACAGATTTAAACAATGTTTTTGATATTTCAAAATTAGATGATTATACAAATTTAAGTACAAAAGAGTCTATACAACCATTAGTTACTAAAATAGAAAAAATTCTTGATACTAATACTCATAGTGATGAAATGACTTTGATATCAAAAAGACAAATAGATAGTGTTTTTCAAACACTTCATCACATAAAAGAATCTTCTATGCCACTTGAAACTGGAGAATTAGAGTTTTTTGCACATCATATAACAGAAGCATTGCACTTTATTTCTAATATTACAAGACCATATGAAAATGATGAAATGCTAGATGTTATGTTTGGTGAGTTTTGTTTAGGTAAATAA